A stretch of the Cucurbita pepo subsp. pepo cultivar mu-cu-16 chromosome LG16, ASM280686v2, whole genome shotgun sequence genome encodes the following:
- the LOC111777381 gene encoding transmembrane protein 56-B-like, whose amino-acid sequence MTISVTDASGPSKEVQWLASVFSGIVFCKIVYTLTGIVSLQSFRTYGKLSDFGKVEWNNRGFSTFHALVAASSSLYLVLLSSTFDPGSSNELLIRRTSSLSDMTLGFSVGYFLSDLAMVLWYFPALGGLEYVLHHGLSLFSIIQSLLSGQGQVYILMVLFTECTTPFVNLRWYLDNAGQKNSNSYVVNGIALFLGWLVARILLFIYFFGHMFKHFDQVKTVYPLGFYSLLTVPPMLALMNVFWFWKIARGMIKTLRKARHNK is encoded by the exons ATGACTATCTCAGTCACCGACGCTTCCGGTCCGAGCAAGGAAGTTCAATGGCTGGCTTCCGTCTTCTCTGGCATTGTTTTCTGCAAGATT GTTTACACGTTAACAGGCATCGTTAGCCTCCAAAGCTTTAGAACATATGGAAAATTAAGCGATTTTGGGAAGGTCGAGTGGAACAATAG GGGGTTTTCAACATTCCACGCCCTTGTTgcagcatcttcttctctttacCTTGTCCTGTTATCAAGTACTTTCGATCCAGGTTCCAGTAATGAGCTTCTTATAAGAAGAACGTCCTCTTTATCCGATATGACATTAGGG TTCTCTGTTGGCTACTTTCTATCAGATTTGGCAATGGTTCTTTGGTATTTCCCGGCTTTAGGTGGTTTAGAGTAT GTGCTGCATCATGGATTATCACTGTTCTCAATCATTCAATCCCTCTTAAGTGGTCAAGGACAGGTTTACATACTAATGGTTCTTTTCACAGAGTGCACAACTCCATTTGTAAATCTTAGATG GTACTTGGACAATGCTGGCCAGAAGAACTCAAACAGCTACGTCGTTAATGGCATTGCATTGTTTCTTGGGTGGTTG GTTGCCAGgattctcttatttatatatttttttggtcaCATGTTTAAACACTTCGATCAG GTGAAGACTGTGTACCCTTTGGGGTTCTATAGCTTGCTGACGGTGCCTCCTATGCTGGCTTTGATGAACGTGTTCTGGTTTTGGAAGATCGCTAGAGGAATGATTAAAACTCTCAGAAAGGCAAGGCACAACAAATGA
- the LOC111777738 gene encoding CBS domain-containing protein CBSX3, mitochondrial-like produces the protein MQGAVRSFLSHGNIVKTAVLQQLRVANPCMRPAMLSRFTTSTSSANIEEHGFESTTIDDILKAKGKSADGSWLWCTTDDTVYDAVQSMTQHNVGALVVVKPAEQNSIAGIITERDYLRKIIVQGRSSKSTKVGDIMTEENKLITVTPDTKVLRAMQLMTDNRIRHIPVIDDKGMKGMVSIGDVVRAVVSEHREELNRLNAFIQGGY, from the exons ATGCAAGGTGCTGTGCGATCATTTCTATCACATGGAAACATTGTGAAAACTGCTGTTCTGCAACAACTTCGTGTAGCAAACCCCTGTATGAGGCCTGCAATGCTTTCACGCTTTACAACATCAACAAGTTCCGCAAACATTGAAGAGCATGGCTTTGAAAGCACTACGATTGATGACATCTTGAAAGCAAAAGGCAAAAGTGCTGACGGATCATGGCTTTGGTGCACCACAGATGACACAGTTTATGATGCCGTTCAGTCG ATGACCCAGCACAATGTTGGAGCCTTGGTGGTTGTTAAACCTGCGGAGCAAAATTCAATAGCTGGTATTATAACAGAGAGAG ATTATCTGAGAAAGATTATAGTGCAAGGCAGGTCCTCCAAGTCTACCAAAGTTGGGGATATCATGACTGAGGAG AACAAACTTATCACTGTGACACCTGACACCAAGGTTTTGCGAGCTATGCAACTTATGACTG ATAATCGAATTAGGCACATACCGGTCATCGATGACAAGGGTATGAAAGGCATGGTATCGATTGGAGACGTGGTTCGGGCTGTGGTGAGCGAGCACCGGGAGGAGCTAAACCGCCTGAATGCTTTCATTCAGGGAGGTTATTGA
- the LOC111776895 gene encoding UPF0678 fatty acid-binding protein-like protein At1g79260, whose amino-acid sequence MDGELPPVPAPLSIHPAVAPLSFLLGTWRGKGDGGFPTINSFSYGEEIHFSHSGKPVISYSQKTWKLDSREPMHAESGYWRPKPDGTIEVVIAQSTGLVEVQKGTYNAEEKVIMLQSEVVGNASKVKEISRAFKLVDGELSYVVQMATGLTSLQPHLKASLTKV is encoded by the exons ATGGACGGAGAACTGCCGCCGGTACCGGCTCCGTTGTCCATCCACCCGGCCGTAGCACCGCTATCATTTTTACTTGGAACATGGAGAGGCAAAGGCGACGGTGGATTCCCCACCATTAATTCCTTCTCTTACGGCGAGGAGATCCATTTCTCCCATTCCGGCAAG CCAGTGATTTCTTACAGCCAAAAGACTTGGAAACTCGATTCTAGAGAGCCTATGCACGCTGAGAGTGGCTACTGGCGTCCCAAGCCCGATGGTACCATTGAAGTTGTAATCGCTCAAAGCACTGGTCTCGTTGAAGTTCAG AAAGGAACATATAATGCAGAAGAGAAAGTGATAATGCTCCAAAGTGAAGTTGTGGGGAATGCTTCTAAG GTGAAAGAAATAAGCAGAGCGTTTAAACTGGTGGATGGAGAACTTTCGTACGTGGTTCAGATGGCTACTGGCTTAACCAGTCTTCAACCACACTTGAAAGCCTCGCTTACTAAAGTTTGA